The Streptomyces sp. NBC_01689 genome includes a window with the following:
- a CDS encoding metallophosphoesterase family protein yields MRLLLMSDTHLPTRARELPPRLMAELPLADVVVHAGDWVDTATLDLLEERARRLVAVHGNNDGPELRARLPEVARAELDGLRLGVVHETGAARGREPRCAERFPDLDVLVFGHSHIPWDTTTGTGLRLLNPGSPTDRRRQPHCTYMTATVADGRLTGLTLHRLPPRAAHRGDVDGTG; encoded by the coding sequence GTGCGCCTGCTGCTGATGTCCGACACGCATCTCCCCACGCGGGCCAGGGAACTCCCCCCACGGCTGATGGCCGAACTCCCGCTCGCCGACGTCGTCGTCCACGCCGGGGACTGGGTCGACACCGCCACCCTCGACCTGCTGGAGGAACGGGCGCGGAGGCTCGTCGCGGTGCATGGCAACAACGACGGCCCGGAGCTGCGCGCCCGCCTGCCCGAGGTCGCCCGTGCGGAGCTGGACGGCCTGCGCCTCGGGGTCGTGCACGAGACGGGCGCCGCCCGGGGCCGGGAGCCGCGCTGCGCCGAGCGCTTCCCCGACCTCGACGTCCTGGTCTTCGGACACAGTCACATCCCCTGGGACACCACCACCGGCACCGGCCTGCGTCTGCTGAACCCGGGCTCCCCGACGGACCGCCGCCGTCAGCCGCACTGCACGTACATGACCGCGACCGTGGCCGACGGCCGGCTCACCGGCTTGACGCTGCACCGGCTGCCGCCCCGCGCGGCGCACCGGGGGGACGTGGACGGAACCGGCTGA
- a CDS encoding SpoIIE family protein phosphatase, translating to MTDVVSERAAERGTRTLRAEISLKTPTPDVDPRERLRRVLEQALVFAGATVVAVYSPATKGGELHLVESAGVPRTLYGLRESYLLTGSSPTVDAHRSGRPVWLGPEEIGRGAEARRLPSQDFWLAVLPLKGAGCLVAVSEHPGGFDTEDRECLALVAEAAVCPAPGSTTPPGAPAATSFDLAMDTGHVEVGDEMLELFGLDPAEFDGKVETLLALTVPEDLPTLMSVVEADHMSIGERELEFRITQPSGRPKWLRLRGRMVPGGDGRPARLVGTVADASKLRSGVSDVARVQRLAAALATAGTVRDVGRAVVAALRRPLRADRIALAEVEGDRLVVTVLDPPEPSAWPDLWRSEWRSEWPDAPVRAMPTLAAALNEGRPAVWPAGSPLEPALAGVGPGGLAILPLPAGGHMAGACLIGWDAPHDFGPDERALLTASAGLAGQALTRARSFDAEHELVTTLQRSLLPRRLPRLPGAVAVARYLPTTAGLEVGGDWYDVIPLADNHVALVIGDVQGHNAQAATLMGQMRTALRAYAVEGHPPDVVVSRANRLLMDLETDLFVTCCYVDLDMEEGSAWCVRAGHHPPVLRHPDGSTEVPYSDGGPPLGVVTQAEFPMTPLPVRLGTVVALTTDGLVESAEVDIEDGLNRLAGELAASDPAHLGVVADGLLAGANRSDDVALLLMRYDGMSLRPLRESWTIWRVPEAVRHARRFTRRTLRSWGVTDDSMDTALLVVSELVTNALVHTGGQVRLDLTLINRVLRIAVADSSPRTPIKPTSIGWEATGGRGILLVEAMSTAWGSLPVSGGKQVWSEVLLD from the coding sequence ATGACGGACGTGGTCAGTGAGCGCGCTGCGGAACGCGGAACGCGGACGTTGCGTGCCGAAATCTCCCTGAAGACCCCTACACCGGACGTCGATCCGCGCGAACGGCTGCGACGCGTCCTCGAACAGGCGCTCGTTTTCGCCGGCGCGACCGTCGTCGCCGTGTACTCGCCGGCGACGAAGGGCGGCGAACTGCACCTGGTCGAGTCGGCGGGCGTGCCCAGGACGCTCTACGGGCTGCGCGAGAGCTATCTCCTCACCGGCAGCTCGCCCACGGTGGACGCGCACCGCTCGGGGCGCCCGGTGTGGCTCGGTCCGGAGGAGATCGGCCGCGGCGCCGAGGCACGCCGGCTGCCGTCGCAGGACTTCTGGCTGGCCGTGCTGCCCCTGAAGGGCGCCGGGTGCCTGGTCGCGGTCAGCGAGCACCCCGGCGGCTTCGACACCGAGGACAGGGAGTGTCTCGCCCTGGTCGCCGAGGCCGCCGTCTGCCCGGCCCCCGGTTCGACGACCCCGCCCGGCGCCCCGGCCGCGACCTCCTTCGACCTGGCCATGGACACCGGGCATGTCGAGGTCGGCGACGAGATGCTGGAGCTGTTCGGCCTCGATCCGGCCGAGTTCGACGGCAAGGTCGAGACCCTGCTGGCCCTGACCGTTCCCGAGGACCTGCCCACCCTGATGTCCGTGGTGGAGGCGGACCACATGTCCATCGGGGAACGCGAGCTGGAGTTCCGTATCACCCAGCCCTCCGGCAGACCGAAGTGGCTGCGGCTGCGCGGCCGCATGGTGCCGGGCGGGGACGGCCGACCGGCACGCCTGGTCGGTACGGTCGCCGACGCCTCCAAGCTCCGCTCGGGCGTCAGCGACGTGGCCCGCGTCCAACGGCTGGCCGCGGCCCTCGCCACCGCCGGCACCGTCCGGGACGTGGGCCGGGCCGTCGTGGCGGCGCTGCGGCGGCCCCTGCGGGCGGACCGGATCGCGCTGGCCGAGGTGGAGGGCGACCGCCTCGTCGTCACCGTCCTGGACCCGCCCGAACCGTCCGCCTGGCCGGATCTGTGGCGCTCCGAATGGCGCTCGGAGTGGCCCGACGCGCCCGTGCGCGCGATGCCGACCCTGGCGGCGGCCCTGAACGAGGGACGCCCCGCCGTCTGGCCCGCCGGCTCCCCGCTGGAACCCGCGCTGGCCGGCGTCGGACCCGGCGGCCTCGCCATCCTGCCGCTGCCCGCCGGCGGGCACATGGCCGGCGCGTGCCTGATCGGCTGGGACGCCCCGCACGACTTCGGCCCCGACGAGCGCGCCCTGCTCACCGCGTCCGCGGGCCTCGCGGGCCAGGCACTCACCCGCGCCCGCTCCTTCGACGCCGAGCACGAGCTGGTCACCACGCTCCAGCGCTCCCTGCTCCCGCGCCGGCTGCCCAGGCTTCCCGGGGCGGTCGCCGTCGCCCGCTATCTGCCCACCACGGCCGGACTGGAGGTCGGCGGCGACTGGTACGACGTGATCCCGCTGGCCGACAACCACGTCGCCCTCGTCATCGGCGACGTCCAGGGGCACAACGCCCAGGCCGCCACCCTCATGGGCCAGATGCGTACCGCCCTGCGCGCCTACGCCGTCGAGGGCCACCCGCCCGACGTGGTCGTCTCACGCGCCAACCGGCTCCTCATGGACCTGGAGACCGACCTCTTCGTCACCTGCTGCTACGTGGACCTGGACATGGAGGAGGGCTCCGCCTGGTGCGTACGCGCCGGACACCATCCGCCGGTGCTGCGTCACCCGGACGGCAGCACGGAGGTCCCCTACTCCGACGGCGGCCCCCCGCTCGGCGTCGTCACCCAGGCCGAGTTCCCGATGACCCCGCTGCCGGTGCGGCTCGGCACGGTCGTCGCCCTCACCACGGACGGACTCGTCGAGTCGGCCGAGGTCGACATCGAGGACGGCCTGAACCGGCTTGCCGGGGAACTGGCCGCCTCCGACCCCGCGCACCTCGGCGTGGTCGCCGACGGACTGCTCGCGGGCGCCAACCGGAGTGACGACGTCGCCCTGCTCCTGATGCGCTACGACGGCATGTCGCTGCGTCCGCTCCGGGAGAGCTGGACGATCTGGCGCGTCCCCGAGGCCGTCCGGCACGCCCGCCGCTTCACCCGGCGCACGCTGCGGTCCTGGGGTGTGACCGACGACAGCATGGACACCGCCCTGCTGGTCGTCTCCGAACTCGTCACCAACGCCCTCGTGCACACCGGCGGCCAGGTCAGGCTCGACCTCACCCTCATCAACCGGGTGCTGCGGATCGCCGTCGCGGACTCCTCGCCCCGTACGCCCATCAAGCCCACCAGCATCGGCTGGGAGGCCACCGGGGGCCGCGGCATCCTTCTCGTCGAGGCCATGTCGACGGCCTGGGGGAGCCTTCCGGTCAGCGGCGGCAAACAGGTTTGGAGCGAGGTCCTCCTGGACTGA
- a CDS encoding PP2C family protein-serine/threonine phosphatase, with translation MVAVSDWRGSVQAPAGRTTRAGRPLLSLTLASLVEEVHAHSGAVYLLASGEPVLEMAVMAGMPRAFAAPWERVGLNAPIPVAEAVRERRLVWVGGGEEMARRFPRIAVVLPYPFALAALPVATARAVYGAVFVTWPGSHPAELADRERDHLTAACDRLAQRLERAAAEHRPVRPEPDLLTASAAPAPGTLGTAEAARMVARLPYGLCALDLYGRVGYANPAAAELLGVPVSALLGTQLWASVPWLNDPVYEDRYRAALIGQHMTSFVALRPPGDWLSFRFHPSTTGLSVRISRARAVAQMNRSGPRPGDAPRLVTMSQVLSLAGALTQAAGVQDVLRLVADEIAPAVGSRALILLGSRAGRLHVLGHRGYADTHVAEHLDGLSLSARSPCTTALNSGVPAFFDSRAQLEHLYPSRKATSDGMAAWAFLPLIASGRPLGTCVLAYAEPRTFPTDERAVLTSLSGLVAQALERALRYDTKLQLAHGLQAALLPHTLPSLPSVEAAARYLPATQGMEIGGDFYDLVPSHGLAAAVIGDVQGHNVTAAALMGQVRTAVRAYTTVGQPPEEVMRSTNRLLIDLGADLFASCLYLRLDPAREVAVMARAGHPPPLLRRPDGRVRVLDLAGGPLLGIDVDATYQATEVPLPPGSVLALYTDGLIESPGVDIEDALAGLGRRLGEAPEQPLDELADSLVRQSGALAQERPDDVALLLLRTRAHG, from the coding sequence GTGGTCGCCGTGTCCGACTGGCGGGGGTCCGTGCAGGCACCGGCCGGCCGTACGACCCGGGCCGGACGGCCCCTGCTCTCCCTGACGCTGGCCTCCCTGGTGGAGGAGGTGCACGCCCACTCGGGCGCGGTGTACCTGCTCGCGAGCGGCGAACCCGTGCTGGAGATGGCCGTGATGGCGGGGATGCCCCGGGCGTTCGCGGCGCCCTGGGAACGGGTGGGCCTCAACGCTCCGATCCCGGTCGCCGAGGCGGTGCGCGAGCGGCGGCTGGTCTGGGTCGGCGGCGGCGAGGAGATGGCCCGCCGCTTCCCCCGGATCGCCGTGGTCCTCCCCTACCCCTTCGCGCTCGCCGCGCTTCCGGTGGCGACCGCGCGGGCCGTCTACGGAGCCGTCTTCGTCACCTGGCCGGGCTCCCACCCGGCGGAACTCGCCGACCGGGAGCGCGACCACCTCACCGCGGCCTGCGACCGGCTCGCGCAGCGTCTGGAACGGGCGGCGGCCGAGCACCGGCCGGTGCGGCCGGAGCCCGATCTGCTCACGGCGTCCGCCGCCCCGGCCCCGGGCACGCTCGGCACGGCGGAGGCGGCGCGGATGGTGGCGCGACTGCCGTACGGGCTGTGCGCGCTCGATCTGTACGGCCGGGTCGGCTACGCCAACCCGGCGGCGGCCGAACTGCTCGGAGTGCCGGTCAGCGCCCTGCTGGGCACCCAGCTGTGGGCCTCGGTGCCCTGGCTCAACGACCCGGTGTACGAGGACCGTTACCGCGCCGCGCTGATCGGCCAGCACATGACGTCGTTCGTCGCGCTGCGGCCTCCCGGTGACTGGCTGTCGTTCCGTTTCCATCCCAGTACGACCGGGCTGAGCGTCCGCATCTCACGGGCCAGGGCCGTCGCGCAGATGAACCGCTCCGGGCCGCGGCCCGGGGACGCCCCCCGCCTGGTGACCATGTCGCAGGTGCTCAGCCTGGCCGGCGCCCTCACCCAGGCGGCCGGAGTGCAGGACGTCCTGCGGCTGGTCGCGGACGAGATCGCTCCCGCCGTCGGCAGCCGGGCCCTGATCCTGCTCGGCTCGCGGGCCGGCCGACTGCACGTGCTCGGCCACCGCGGGTACGCGGACACGCACGTCGCGGAACACCTCGACGGGCTGTCGCTGAGCGCGCGGTCCCCCTGCACCACCGCCCTGAACAGCGGGGTGCCCGCCTTCTTCGACTCGCGCGCGCAGCTGGAACACCTGTATCCGTCACGGAAGGCGACCTCCGACGGCATGGCCGCGTGGGCCTTCCTGCCGCTGATCGCCTCCGGACGGCCGCTGGGCACCTGTGTCCTCGCCTACGCGGAACCGCGCACCTTCCCCACCGACGAACGAGCCGTGCTGACGAGTCTGAGCGGGCTCGTCGCGCAGGCGCTGGAACGGGCGCTGCGCTACGACACCAAGCTCCAGCTGGCGCACGGTCTGCAGGCCGCGCTGCTGCCCCACACCCTGCCGTCGCTGCCCTCCGTCGAGGCGGCCGCGCGCTATCTGCCGGCCACTCAGGGCATGGAGATCGGCGGGGACTTCTACGACCTGGTGCCCTCGCACGGCCTGGCCGCCGCGGTCATCGGCGACGTCCAGGGGCACAACGTGACCGCGGCGGCCCTGATGGGCCAGGTCCGCACCGCCGTCCGCGCGTACACCACCGTCGGCCAGCCGCCGGAGGAGGTGATGCGCAGCACCAACCGGCTGCTGATCGACCTGGGCGCGGACCTGTTCGCGAGCTGTCTCTATCTGCGCCTGGATCCCGCGCGCGAGGTCGCCGTCATGGCGCGCGCGGGTCACCCGCCCCCGCTGCTGCGGCGACCGGACGGGCGGGTGCGGGTACTCGACCTGGCGGGCGGCCCGCTGCTCGGGATCGACGTGGACGCCACGTACCAGGCCACCGAGGTGCCCCTGCCGCCCGGTTCGGTGCTCGCCCTCTACACCGACGGACTGATCGAATCCCCGGGTGTGGACATCGAGGACGCCCTGGCCGGGCTCGGGCGGCGGCTCGGCGAGGCCCCCGAGCAGCCGCTCGACGAGCTGGCCGACAGTCTGGTGCGGCAGAGCGGGGCGCTCGCGCAGGAGCGGCCCGACGACGTGGCACTCCTGCTGCTGCGGACACGGGCGCACGGATGA
- a CDS encoding S1 family peptidase, whose translation MSHKRIPKRKAAIAAGSVAALGAAALLLPNANASQTDGKDAAPKTLRAADASDLASLLATQLGEAYGGAYYDAAKKQVVVNVVGGDGKAADAVEKAGAVPRSVDNSLAALKSAARTLRTDATIPGTAWSVDPRTNQLRVTADSTVTGANWNKLTSTVDSLGSGMATVKKSAGTFKTFVDGGDAIFGGGARCSLGFNVTASDGSPAFLTAGHCGVAAKEWSDTQNGAPIATVDQATFPGDGDFSLVKYDDPNTQAASVVDVGNGQTVAINQAADAAVGQQVFRMGSTTGLNDGNVTGLDATVNYPEGTVTGLIQTDVCAEPGDSGGSLFTQDGSAIGLTSGGSGDCTVGGETFFQPVTTALTATGATLGTGAGAGAGDAGATAGAEPSDPAESDPAAGDQSGAADQSGTGDQSGTGDHSGAGGDRSGTGDQSGTGVDDGSGMVSSNG comes from the coding sequence TTGAGTCACAAAAGGATTCCCAAGCGCAAGGCCGCCATCGCGGCGGGAAGTGTCGCGGCGCTCGGAGCCGCGGCGCTGCTGCTGCCCAACGCCAACGCCTCGCAGACGGACGGGAAGGACGCCGCTCCCAAGACGCTGAGGGCCGCCGACGCCTCGGACCTCGCCTCACTCCTCGCCACCCAGCTCGGTGAAGCCTACGGGGGTGCCTACTACGACGCCGCCAAGAAGCAGGTCGTCGTCAACGTCGTCGGCGGCGACGGCAAGGCGGCCGACGCGGTCGAGAAGGCCGGCGCCGTTCCCCGCAGCGTCGACAACAGCCTGGCCGCCCTCAAGTCCGCCGCCCGGACGCTGCGGACGGACGCGACCATCCCCGGCACCGCCTGGTCGGTCGACCCCAGGACCAACCAGCTCCGGGTCACGGCCGACAGCACGGTCACGGGTGCGAACTGGAACAAGCTGACGTCGACCGTCGACTCGCTGGGTTCCGGCATGGCCACCGTGAAGAAGTCCGCGGGCACCTTCAAGACGTTCGTGGACGGCGGCGACGCCATCTTCGGCGGTGGAGCCCGCTGTTCGCTGGGATTCAACGTCACCGCGAGCGACGGCAGCCCCGCCTTCCTGACCGCCGGACACTGCGGGGTCGCGGCCAAGGAGTGGTCGGACACGCAGAACGGCGCGCCGATCGCCACCGTCGACCAGGCCACCTTCCCCGGTGACGGCGACTTCTCGCTCGTCAAGTACGACGACCCCAACACCCAGGCCGCCAGTGTGGTCGACGTGGGCAACGGCCAGACCGTCGCCATCAACCAGGCCGCCGACGCCGCCGTGGGCCAGCAGGTCTTCCGGATGGGCAGCACCACCGGTCTCAACGACGGCAACGTCACCGGACTCGACGCCACGGTGAACTATCCCGAGGGCACGGTCACCGGACTCATCCAGACCGACGTGTGCGCCGAGCCCGGCGACAGCGGCGGTTCGCTCTTCACCCAGGACGGCAGTGCGATAGGCCTGACCTCGGGCGGCAGCGGCGACTGCACGGTCGGCGGTGAGACCTTCTTCCAGCCGGTGACGACCGCGCTCACGGCGACCGGCGCGACGCTCGGGACGGGGGCAGGCGCGGGTGCCGGCGACGCGGGCGCCACGGCCGGTGCCGAGCCCAGCGACCCCGCGGAGAGCGACCCGGCCGCCGGCGACCAGTCGGGGGCGGCCGACCAGTCCGGCACCGGTGACCAGTCGGGGACGGGCGACCACTCCGGGGCCGGCGGTGACCGGTCGGGGACGGGCGACCAGTCCGGCACCGGCGTGGACGACGGCTCCGGAATGGTGAGCTCGAACGGGTGA
- a CDS encoding PaaI family thioesterase: MTLSLAEADEILSTRFAPWVRELGLSVTESGEDRAVLRLPWSTRLAREGGSMSGQALMAAADTATVIAVSAARGGFVPMTTVQLSTSFQRAVTDADVRVEAVLTKLGRRMAFADITMTAGVSRDLVAHAAAVYALLG; the protein is encoded by the coding sequence ATGACACTGAGCCTCGCGGAAGCCGACGAGATCCTCTCCACCCGCTTCGCGCCCTGGGTGCGGGAACTGGGCCTGTCCGTCACGGAGTCGGGTGAGGACCGCGCGGTCCTGCGGCTGCCCTGGTCCACCCGTCTCGCGCGCGAGGGCGGTTCGATGTCCGGACAGGCCCTGATGGCCGCCGCGGACACGGCGACCGTGATCGCCGTCTCGGCGGCGCGCGGCGGCTTCGTCCCGATGACGACGGTCCAGCTGTCGACCAGCTTCCAGCGCGCGGTCACGGACGCGGACGTACGGGTCGAGGCGGTCCTGACCAAGCTCGGCCGGCGCATGGCCTTCGCCGACATCACGATGACGGCCGGCGTCTCCCGGGATCTCGTGGCCCACGCCGCCGCGGTGTACGCCCTGCTGGGCTGA
- a CDS encoding type A2 lantipeptide, whose product MNSTPQVATAEISDADLDNVSGGLSLNAVGTVTGLVDGVAPVSGLVGTAVGTVEGVTGLNTAPVTGLVAGL is encoded by the coding sequence ATGAACTCCACCCCCCAGGTTGCCACCGCCGAGATCTCGGACGCGGACCTCGACAACGTCTCCGGCGGCCTGTCGCTGAACGCCGTCGGCACCGTCACCGGCCTGGTCGACGGCGTTGCCCCGGTGTCCGGCCTCGTGGGTACGGCCGTCGGCACCGTCGAGGGTGTGACCGGCCTGAACACCGCTCCGGTCACCGGTCTGGTCGCCGGTCTCTGA
- a CDS encoding HlyD family efflux transporter periplasmic adaptor subunit, translated as MQFRQQALAKLQSAEELDLPVRFARPQGWLVLSVTVAVMAAASVWAVTGTVASTVGAPAVLTHAQGSYVLQSPVAGQVTAVLAKEGERLAADAPVLKVRTAQGGTSVVRTVAAGRVTALAATIGAIISTGADVAAVEKVAHAGDPLYATVYVPAESASTIPADAAVDLTVQSVPTQQYGVLRGRVKAVGRSVQTRQQITSYLGDSQLGEQFTKKGRPVAVLVSLDRSSRTRSGLTWSSADGPPYPLTSMTLATGSIRLADQRPVDWLLP; from the coding sequence GTGCAGTTCCGCCAACAGGCCCTCGCCAAGCTGCAGTCGGCCGAAGAGCTCGACCTGCCGGTGCGGTTCGCGCGCCCCCAGGGCTGGCTCGTCCTGTCCGTCACGGTGGCCGTGATGGCGGCCGCGTCGGTCTGGGCCGTGACGGGCACCGTGGCCTCGACGGTCGGCGCCCCCGCCGTCCTCACGCACGCGCAGGGCAGTTACGTCCTGCAGAGTCCCGTCGCGGGGCAGGTCACCGCGGTCCTCGCCAAGGAGGGTGAACGGCTCGCCGCCGACGCCCCGGTGCTGAAGGTCCGTACCGCACAGGGCGGGACGTCCGTCGTCCGTACCGTCGCCGCGGGCCGCGTCACCGCCCTCGCCGCCACCATCGGGGCCATCATCTCCACCGGCGCGGACGTCGCCGCCGTGGAGAAGGTCGCGCACGCGGGCGACCCGCTCTACGCGACGGTGTACGTGCCCGCCGAGAGCGCCTCCACGATCCCCGCGGACGCCGCCGTCGACCTCACCGTCCAGTCGGTGCCGACCCAGCAGTACGGAGTGCTGCGCGGCCGGGTGAAGGCGGTCGGCCGGAGCGTGCAGACCCGGCAGCAGATCACCTCCTACCTCGGCGACAGCCAGCTCGGCGAGCAGTTCACCAAGAAGGGCAGGCCGGTGGCCGTCCTGGTCTCCCTCGACCGTTCGTCCCGTACCAGGAGCGGTCTCACGTGGTCCTCGGCGGACGGGCCTCCCTACCCGCTGACCTCGATGACCCTGGCCACGGGCTCGATCCGCCTGGCCGATCAGCGTCCCGTCGATTGGCTGCTGCCGTGA
- a CDS encoding NHLP family bacteriocin export ABC transporter peptidase/permease/ATPase subunit: MTTTQDTRGRRRAAAPKRTVPRSSRRTVRTPTVLQMEAVECGAASLAMVLGHHGRYIPLEELRIACGVSRDGSRASNLLKAARSYGLTAKGMQMDTAALADVQAPAILFWEFNHYVVYDGMGRRLGRRGVYINDPGKGRRFVPMEDFDTSFTGVVLVMEPGPDFRAGGRRPGVLGAMPARLRGTSGTMPAAVLASLLLVAVGAAVPALSRTYIDTYLIGGQTSLLGVLFASMGACVVLTVLLTWLQQANLLHGRIVSSTLSSARFLRHLLRLPVTFFSQRSPADLVQRLQSNDAVAETLARDLAAAGVDAVVVVLYAVLLYTYDPQLTAVGIGVALLNVVAMRVVIRLRATRTAKLRADSARLTNTAYTGLQLIETMKATGGEDGYFRKWAGQHATTLEEQQRLGVPSAWLGVVAPTLATLNSALILWIGGLRAMEGHISVGLLVAFQALVTRFTAPLTRLNGVAGRIQDFAADVARLKDVESFRADPLYARSGTGDSTRRLHGHVELENITFGYSPLDKPLLTGFSLTVGPGRQVALVGGSGSGKSTVSRLISGLYTPWEGTIRIDGQRLEDIPRGALAASVSFVDQDVFLFEGTVRDNVALWDPSIPDEAVVTALQDAALYDIVVRRPGGIHSRVEQDGRNFSGGQRQRLEIARALVRRPSILVLDEVTSALDAETEQTVIDNLRKRGCACVVIAHRLSTVRDSDEIVVLQHGTIVERGRHDALVAAGGPYAELVRER, encoded by the coding sequence GTGACCACCACGCAGGACACCCGGGGCAGACGTCGCGCCGCGGCGCCGAAACGCACCGTCCCCAGGAGCAGCCGAAGGACCGTCCGCACGCCGACGGTGCTCCAGATGGAGGCCGTGGAGTGCGGCGCGGCCTCCCTCGCCATGGTGCTCGGCCACCACGGCCGGTACATCCCCCTGGAAGAGCTCCGGATCGCCTGCGGTGTCTCCCGGGACGGCTCGCGCGCCAGCAACCTCTTGAAGGCGGCGCGCAGTTACGGCCTCACGGCCAAGGGCATGCAGATGGACACGGCCGCGCTCGCCGACGTGCAGGCGCCCGCGATCCTGTTCTGGGAGTTCAACCACTATGTCGTCTACGACGGCATGGGCCGCCGTCTCGGACGGCGCGGGGTGTACATCAACGACCCGGGCAAGGGCCGCCGTTTCGTGCCCATGGAGGACTTCGACACGAGCTTCACCGGCGTGGTACTGGTCATGGAGCCGGGTCCCGACTTCCGCGCGGGCGGCCGCAGACCCGGGGTCCTGGGCGCCATGCCGGCCCGGCTGCGCGGGACGTCGGGCACGATGCCCGCGGCGGTGCTGGCCAGTCTGCTCCTGGTCGCGGTCGGCGCGGCGGTGCCCGCGCTCAGCAGGACGTACATCGACACGTATCTGATCGGCGGTCAGACCTCGCTGCTCGGCGTGCTCTTCGCGTCGATGGGCGCGTGTGTCGTGCTGACCGTGCTGCTGACCTGGCTCCAGCAGGCGAACCTGCTGCACGGCCGGATCGTCTCCTCGACGCTGAGCAGCGCCCGCTTCCTGCGTCATCTGCTGCGGCTCCCGGTCACCTTCTTCTCCCAGCGCAGCCCGGCCGACCTGGTGCAGCGGCTGCAGTCGAACGACGCGGTGGCCGAGACCCTGGCCCGCGACCTCGCGGCGGCGGGCGTGGACGCGGTGGTCGTGGTGCTCTACGCCGTGCTCCTCTACACCTACGACCCGCAGCTCACCGCGGTCGGTATCGGTGTGGCACTGCTCAACGTGGTCGCGATGCGGGTGGTGATCCGGCTGCGCGCGACCCGTACGGCGAAACTCCGCGCCGACAGCGCCCGGCTCACCAACACGGCGTACACGGGGCTGCAGTTGATCGAGACCATGAAGGCGACCGGTGGTGAGGACGGCTACTTCCGCAAGTGGGCCGGGCAGCACGCCACGACGCTGGAGGAGCAGCAGCGCCTCGGTGTGCCGAGCGCCTGGCTGGGCGTGGTCGCGCCGACGCTCGCCACGCTCAACAGCGCGCTGATCCTGTGGATCGGCGGCCTGCGGGCGATGGAGGGGCACATCTCGGTCGGTCTGCTCGTGGCCTTCCAGGCCCTCGTCACCCGTTTCACCGCCCCGCTCACCCGGCTCAACGGCGTCGCGGGCCGCATCCAGGACTTCGCCGCCGACGTGGCGCGTCTCAAGGACGTCGAGAGCTTCCGGGCCGACCCGCTGTACGCGCGCTCCGGCACCGGCGACTCCACCCGCAGACTGCACGGTCATGTCGAGCTGGAGAACATCACGTTCGGCTACAGCCCGCTCGACAAGCCGCTGCTCACCGGTTTCTCGCTGACCGTGGGACCGGGCCGGCAGGTGGCGCTGGTGGGCGGCTCGGGCAGCGGCAAGTCCACGGTCTCCCGGCTGATCTCCGGCCTGTACACCCCTTGGGAGGGCACGATCCGCATCGACGGGCAGCGGCTGGAGGACATTCCGCGCGGCGCGCTCGCGGCCTCCGTCTCCTTCGTCGACCAGGACGTCTTCCTCTTCGAGGGCACGGTCCGCGACAACGTGGCGCTCTGGGATCCGTCCATCCCGGACGAGGCCGTCGTCACCGCTCTGCAGGACGCGGCCCTGTACGACATCGTGGTGCGCCGTCCCGGCGGCATCCACAGCCGGGTCGAGCAGGACGGCCGCAACTTCTCCGGCGGCCAGCGTCAACGGCTGGAGATCGCCAGGGCGTTGGTGCGCAGGCCGAGCATCCTGGTCCTCGACGAGGTGACCAGCGCGCTGGACGCCGAGACGGAGCAGACCGTCATCGACAACCTGCGCAAGCGCGGTTGCGCCTGTGTGGTGATCGCGCACCGGCTCAGCACGGTGCGCGACAGCGACGAGATCGTCGTGCTCCAGCACGGCACGATCGTGGAACGCGGGCGGCACGACGCCCTGGTGGCGGCCGGCGGTCCGTACGCCGAGCTGGTCAGGGAGCGATGA